In Vigna angularis cultivar LongXiaoDou No.4 chromosome 8, ASM1680809v1, whole genome shotgun sequence, one DNA window encodes the following:
- the LOC108318961 gene encoding uncharacterized protein LOC108318961: MAFYTDSDPIMCRAFSLSLKEEALEWYNTLPPNTVDCFATVEDLFRRQYASNQKQEVTPVDLINTKQEKGETLKAFMKRYTETTRRVKEVDQSFIINNLPSCMRPGYFAEKLYARPPKTMEELQERTTEFIRMEEMLLSQKKRKQEGDASGSGKDGKRPFGSNDKNRELHRPSKFHRYTTLNAPRAKVLEEAFRAELITPLRKPSPRDADERRSCRYHQNHGHNTEECITLKNEIENLIRAGHLQRYIKGARYDLPKDGHSRRSLERASRKDERRQGYSHSPNRSREQPLRGVIN, translated from the coding sequence ATGGCATTTTATACGGACAGTGACCCTATCATGTGTAGAGCTTTCTCATTATCACTTAAGGAAGAGGCATTGGAATGGTATAATACTCTTCCTCCCAacacagtggattgcttcgcTACTGTGGAAGACCTCTTTAGGAGACAATATGCATCCAATCAGAAACAGGAGGTAACGCCTGTGGATTTAATAAATACCAAACAAGAGAAAGGAGAAACTCTGAAGGCTTTTATGAAGAGATATACGGAAACCACGCGACGAGTTAAAGAGGTTGatcaatcttttattattaataatctgCCTTCTTGTATGAGACCAGGATACTTTGCGGAAAAACTATACGCACGACCGCCAAAAACGATGGAGGAACTCCAAGAGCGAACGACCGAGTTCATCCGTATGGAGGAAATGCTTTTGTCACAAAAGAAACGAAAGCAAGAGGGTGATGCAAGTGGAAGTGGAAAGGACGGCAAACGACCGTTCGGGAGTAACGATAAGAATAGAGAGTTACACAGGCCATCCAAGTTTCACCGTTATACAACACTCAATGCACCTAGGGCAAAAGTTCTTGAAGAAGCCTTTAGAGCGGAACTTATCACACCTTTGAGGAAACCATCCCCAAGAGATGCAGATGAAAGGAGAAGTTGTCGGTACCATCAAAACCATGGACATAATACAGAAGAGTGCATTACATTAAAAAACGAAATAGAGAATCTCATCCGGGCGGGACATTTACAAAGATATATAAAAGGAGCAAGATACGATCTCCCTAAGGATGGACATTCGAGAAGGAGCCTCGAGCGGGCGAGCAGGAAAGACGAACGGAGACAAGGCTATAGTCACAGTCCCAACCGTAGTCGGGAACAACCGCTTCGTGGAGTGATCAACTGA